One part of the Vitis riparia cultivar Riparia Gloire de Montpellier isolate 1030 chromosome 15, EGFV_Vit.rip_1.0, whole genome shotgun sequence genome encodes these proteins:
- the LOC117931958 gene encoding probable disease resistance protein RF9 codes for MTTRNKEIAAQANPHEVVGHTDSQALVYELRIMDDDESWELFLKKTFGARDRGLLYELIHRSMVQVARKKANGRVMSCRIHDLLRDLAISEAPEMQNFLRGWLTPYLKKGFFDSIAELTTLRTLFLGDLKAYKKKTLLNRVGLKWQENVVEEKTLIPGLMSFSRHTYLYKVFLHGKLDKLPEQTEFYPPNLLKLTLSKCELEDDPMLILAKLPTLRILGLYRGSYVGKKMVCPCGGFLQLESLELDSLNELEELTVEEGAMCNLRTLQISFCTKMKKLPRGLLQMKKLEKLELRTRSKELIEEVQQTEEEAWDRIRLITSINKWD; via the exons ATGACCACCCGAAATAAAGAAATTGCTGCACAAGCCAATCCGCATGAAGTTGTTGGGCACACCGATTCACAGGCTCTTGTCTATGAACTCCGGATTATGGATGATGATGAGAGTTGGGAGCTCTTTCTCAAGAAGACTTTTGGAGCGAGAGATA GAGGCTTATTGTATGAACTGATCCACAGAAGCATGGTTCAGGTGGCTCGAAAGAAGGCAAATGGAAGAGTGATGTCTTGTCGCATACATGATCTCCTTCGGGACCTTGCTATTTCAGAGGCCCCAGAGATGCAAAACTTTTTGAG GGGATGGTTGACTCCGTATTTGAAGAAGGGGTTTTTCGATTCTATTGCTGAATTGACAACTCTTCGGACCTTGTTTTTGGGGGATTTGAAGGCTTACAAGAAAAAGACGTTATTAAATCGGGTTGGATTGAAGTGGCAGGAGAATGTTGTTGAAGAGAAAACATTGATACCAGGACTCATGTCTTTCTCACGCCACACCTATCTCTATAAAGTGTTCCTACATGGAAAGTTGGACAAGTTACCAGAGCAAACTGAATTCTACCCTCCCAACCTCCTCAAACTCACTTTGAGCAAATGTGAGCTAGAGGATGACCCAATGTTGATTCTAGCGAAGCTCCCAACCTTGAGAATTCTTGGATTATATAGGGGCTCATATGTTGGAAAGAAAATGGTTTGTCCCTGTGGAGGATTTCTTCAACTCGAAAGCCTAGAACTGGATAGTTTAAATGAATTAGAAGAATTGACAGTTGAGGAAGGAGCAATGTGTAATCTGAGGACTCTACAGATTTCGTTTTGtactaaaatgaaaaaacttcCTCGTGGATTGTTGCAGATGAAAAAACTTGAGAAATTGGAGCTGAGAACAAGAAGCAAAGAATTAATTGAAGAGGTCCAGCAAACAGAGGAAGAAGCATGGGATAGAATTCGTCTCATCACATCCATAAACAAGTGGGATTAA
- the LOC117931959 gene encoding putative disease resistance protein At1g50180 → MAESSVASFLEKLGNLASQEASLFGEVEGQVRLLRNELEWMRLFLEYADARRRYDKRLKLWVNQIRDAAHDAEDVVDEFMFKVEHKRQQRLHGLKFLRFLPSCVSVADKLPFIQELNDRITEINITIEKILANKKRYGIENPSTSEAWSSSNEVPCKEKTLPVVEEIDVVGFETDVKSVKELLVEAGETTETRRVVVSIVGMGGLGKTTLAKKVYNDVKQHFDCDAWVYVSQEYRTRDLLFEILNCVTNEKRIMTELDSEAAVGIELRNFLSTKKYLIVMDDIWCTQVWKGLNAYLPIEGYGSKVLITSRNKEVALHANSHLHELHPLNEMESEELFLRKMGSSTLAWPQGLEKLGKEIVAKCKGLPLATVMLGGLLSMKEKTQFSWQKVLDSKDWHLSQGPNSCLGILALSYNDLPNYLKSCFLYCGIFPENSKVKSSELIRLWIAEGFVQTRGAETLEDLAEDYLYELIQRNMIQVDKRDRLDGRVKSCRMHDFLRDLAISEAKDARLFEVHENIDVRYPISSRRLSIQQSLIKKNISQHLHNSRLRSLIFLSEPLQENSWTYLQEHIKLLQVLDFGVCQYQNIYTLPRKVGELINLKYLCLRGAGNRIRLPTPVVRLVNLQTLDLDGNLLCLPCKIWKLQQLRHLNCPGGIVSRMPFTERFFINGDLGVHQLTNLQTLALQGGEWLEGDGLGQLTQLRQLKIMGGLTPYLKEGFFKSIAQLTALENLKLINFSSKRKTIVSGFMSFSHHTRLQKLVLGGRLEKLPVDTGFYPPNLLQLKLWETELEQDPMSILGELPNLRILKLLWNSYVGKKMNCSEGRFHQLEFLHMEHLSNLEDFTVEEGAMPKLRTLQMEWFWKMKKFPDGLLGLRNLQELNLLHCSNELLKEVFQTQGEDWNRIRLITSQTHPISDNTSFILLDDTGFH, encoded by the coding sequence ATGGCAGAAAGCAGTGTGGCATCTTTTCTAGAGAAGTTGGGCAACTTGGCTTCACAAGAAGCTTCTCTGTTTGGAGAGGTAGAAGGGCAGGTGAGGCTGCTGCGTAACGAGCTGGAGTGGATGCGCCTCTTCCTGGAATATGCTGATGCAAGACGCAGATACGATAAACGGCTCAAGCTCTGGGTGAATCAGATCAGAGATGCAGCTCATGATGCCGAAGATGTCGTCGATGAATTCATGTTCAAGGTGGAACACAAGCGCCAGCAGAGACTCCATGGACTCAAGTTCCTCAGATTCTTACCTTCATGTGTTAGCGTCGCTGACAAGCTACCATTTATCCAAGAGCTCAACGATCGTATAACCGAGATCAATATCACCATCGAGAAGATCTTGGCCAATAAAAAAAGGTACGGCATTGAAAATCCCAGCACTTCTGAAGCTTGGAGCTCCTCCAATGAAGTGCCATGTAAGGAGAAAACGCTCCCCgttgttgaagaaattgatgtGGTGGGGTTCGAAACAGATGTGAAATCTGTAAAGGAATTGCTTGTTGAGGCTGGAGAGACAACAGAAACGCGGAGAGTAGTGGTGTCTATAGTGGGCATGGGTGGCCTTGGCAAGACGACTCTAGCTAAGAAAGTCTACAATGATGTGAAACAACATTTTGACTGTGATGCTTGGGTTTATGTCTCTCAAGAGTATAGAACCCGAGATCTTTTATTCGAAATTCTGAATTGTGTGACGAATGAAAAAAGAATCATGACAGAATTAGATAGTGAAGCCGCGGTGGGGATCGAACTTCGTAATTTCCTGAGCACCAAAAAGTATTTGATAGTCATGGATGATATTTGGTGCACACAAGTTTGGAAGGGTTTAAATGCTTATCTCCCAATCGAGGGATATGGAAGTAAAGTGCTAATTACATCACGAAACAAAGAAGTTGCTTTGCATGCCAATTCACATCTCCATGAACTCCATCCTTTGAATGAAATGGAGAGTGAGGAGCTCTTTCTCAGGAAGATGGGAAGCAGCACCTTGGCTTGGCCTCAAGGGTTGGAGAAATTAGGGAAGGAGATTGTAGCAAAATGCAAAGGCCTGCCCCTTGCTACTGTGATGTTGGGAGGCCTTCTATCAATGAAAGAGAAGACCCAATTCTCATGGCAAAAGGTACTTGATAGCAAAGATTGGCATTTGAGTCAGGGTCCCAACTCATGTTTGGGAATTCTCGCTTTAAGTTATAATGACTTGCCCAATTACTTGAAGTCGTGCTTTCTGTATTGCGGTATTTTCCCAGAAAACTCAAAAGTCAAATCAAGTGAATTGATCCGGCTGTGGATTGCTGAAGGATTTGTACAAACTAGGGGAGCAGAAACACTGGAAGACCTGGCCGAGGACTACTTATACGAGCTCATCCAAAGAAACATGATTCAAGTGGATAAAAGGGACAGGCTAGATGGAAGAGTGAAGTCTTGCCGCATGCATGATTTCCTTCGAGACCTCGCCATTTCAGAGGCCAAAGACGCCAGACTTTTTGAGGTACATGAAAACATTGATGTTAGATATCCTATTAGCTCTCGTCGGCTTAGCATTCAACAGAGtcttattaagaaaaatatatctcAGCATTTGCATAACTCACGCCTCCGGTCATTGATTTTTTTGTCTGAACCCTTGCAAGAAAACAGTTGGACATATTTGCAAGAACACATCAAATTACTTCAGGTGTTGGATTTCGGAGTGTGCCAGTATCAGAATATTTACACGCTCCCAAGAAAAGTAGGAGAACTCataaacttgaaatatttgtgTTTAAGGGGGGCTGGGAATAGAATAAGGCTTCCAACACCCGTTGTTAGGCTCGTTAATTTGCAGACTCTCGACTTAGACGGCAATCTTCTATGTCTTCCTTGCAAAATCTGGAAACTACAGCAATTGAGACATTTAAACTGTCCTGGTGGGATAGTTTCAAGGATGCCATTTACAGAGAGGTTCTTCATTAATGGTGATTTGGGTGTCCATCAATTGACTAACCTTCAAACATTAGCTTTACAAGGGGGCGAATGGTTGGAGGGTGATGGCTTAGGGCAACTGACCCAGCTCAGGCAGCTCAAGATAATGGGAGGCTTGACTCCTTATTTGAAGGAGGGGTTTTTCAAATCTATAGCCCAATTGACAGCACTAGAAAACCTGAAGCTCATAAACTTTTCttctaaaaggaaaacaatagtCTCTGGTTTCATGTCCTTCTCACACCACACCCGTCTccaaaaattggttttaggAGGAAGGCTCGAGAAATTACCAGTAGATACTGGGTTCTACCCTCCAAACCTCCTGCAACTCAAGCTGTGGGAGACTGAGTTGGAACAAGATCCAATGTCGATTCTAGGGGAGCTCCCAAACTTGAGGATTCTCAAATTACTCTGGAACTCGTAtgtaggaaagaaaatgaattgctCGGAGGGAAGGTTCCACCAACTTGAGTTCCTGCATATGGAGCATCTGTCCAATCTGGAGGACTTCACTGTAGAGGAAGGGGCAATGCCTAAGCTGAGGACTTTACAGATGGAGTGGTTctggaaaatgaagaagtttcCTGATGGGCTGTTAGGGCTAAGAAATCTGCAGGAACTGAACCTCCTCCATTGCTCCAATGAATTGTTGAAAGAGGTTTTCCAGACACAAGGAGAAGATTGGAATAGGATCCGTCTTATCACCTCCCAGACACATCCAATTTCGGATAACACCAGCTTCATCCTCCTTGATGACACTGGCTTTCACTGA